The following is a genomic window from Ktedonobacterales bacterium.
GCAGGAAACCATGCAGCCCGCCCACGTCTCGCTCTGGCTGCGCCAGCCAGCCTGGCGCACTGCCGAGGCGCTCCCCCCGGCGGAAACGCTTGAGTAGGCAAGATGCGCTAGCGCGCTGCGCTCGGCATACGTCTCGTTCTCCTGCTGCGAGACCAGCGGACGCGGGCGGCCAGTTTTTCCTCGCCTTGAGCAATACGAACCAATCAGGACCGAGTATTACCGGTTTCGGGACGATAATCAAGCCAGGAGATGATCACGGCTCCACTCGTGATCTCTGATAAGCGATAGAGCAGCGTTACGTCAGATTGACTGTGATGCGCCTGCACCAGTCGGCAGGCGCATCCCCGCAGGAGGACACATGGAGACCTTATGGAACACGGCGCTGTGGCGGCAGTTCGGCGCGGCTATTGAGATGCTGGAAAACGCCCTGCTGGCCTGCCCGGAGGCGCTGTGGCAAGAGCGCCTCTGGCGCAACCCCCCATCACCGGAGTTCCCGCCACCGTTCGCGGAGTTCTGGTATGTCACCTATCATACACTGGTCTGGCTCGACCTGTATCTCTCAGGCGTCCCGGAGGAGGACTTTGCTCCCCCGGCTCCCTTTGCCCAGAGCGTGCTCGATTCCGCCGAGGCGCTGCCTGCACAGCCCTATACCAGAGAGGAACTGCGCGCCTATCTCGCCGCTTTGCGCCAGAAGTGCCGCGCCACGCTCCTCGCGCTGACGGGCGAGCAGGCGCGGCGACCCGTCTCGTATCCCTGGTCCAGGGGGCAGCCTATCAGCTTTCTGGAGTTGCTCCTCTACAATCTGCGCCACGTCCAGGAACATGTGGCCCAACTGAGCCTCTTTCTCGGCCAGCACGGCATCCCGGACGAGGCGCTCATCGCGGTTGCGCGCGCGAAGGATGAGCCTGGGGACCATTAGAGCGCCTGACACAACCTCCGCACGAGCAGAGGCGGGGTTGCAGCGCCGTCCTTCCAGGCGGCAGAGGTGGGGCCAACCGTCGGTTGTGTGAAGCATTCTTAAGCGCGCGGTGGGCCACCTATGGGGTAGCTCTTGCCTTCCCACCCATGCGCTAAGATCGGACGCCACACAAACCTGACAACAGGTGTCTGGAAGAGGCTGGTATGCTTCAGCAGAAAGCGCGCCAGGCGCTCATCACCGCAGTTCATCCATACAGGAGGTATTTTCGATGGAAGCACAACCTGCTGAAACCAGCGAGCCAGAAGCCAGTCGCCCGCGCATGTTTGGCGGCCATCTTGAGCCGACGCGGCTCCCCTGGAAATGGGCAGTCGCTCAATTAGAAGTAGCCCGCAACTATTGGATCGCCACCACGCGCCCCGATGGGCGGCCACACTGCCGCCCGGTCTGGGGCGTCTGGCTGGATGGCCTCCTCTACTTCAGCACTGGCGCGCTGACCTGGAAGAACCTGGAACACCATCCCGCGACCACCGTCCATCTGGAGAGCGGCAGCAAAGTCGTCATTCTGGAGGGCATCACCGAAGAGATGAAGAACCCCTCTCTGCTGGAGCAAGTGGCCTCCGCCTACGAGGCCAAGTACCATTGGAAGCTGGACACAGACGAACTCCCCTATGCCTTCCGGCCCCAGGTTGCCTTTGGCTGGTGTTCGGATGACGAAGGACTCGACGGTGGCTCGGCCTTTCATGGCACAGCCACGCGCTGGAAGTTCCCCTGACCCCCTCTCGTACCGCCGCCGTCTCGGCGGCTCACCGTTGGGATGCCGAGACGTGGCGAAGCACGCCAGCAGCGTTCGCATTGGTGCAGCGTTCAGCCGCCATTTCTGGCGGCGCACTCGTACCGCCGCCAGAGATGGCGATCCCGTCGCGCGCTGGCTAGAGCCGCTGCCAGCGCGCCGGTACATCGCCCCACTGCGCGATGGCCGCGTTGGCAAAAGCGCGCTGACGCCTGATCTCTTCTAGCCGCGCCAGAAAGCGGCCCAGCCTATCCACGCCCGCCTGCCGCCAGTGTTTAGGAATCATCGAATCATCCAGCCGGTCATGCACCGCGCCATCCTGAAACACAAAGTTATCGTTGGTCGGCGTCTGATAGGCCAGCAGCGCGTAGGCGCATGCCCCCAGCACCACCACATCGCGGTCAACTTCAGGGATCGTGCTGCCGTTCGCGTCAAGCTGGTGCTTCGTCCCAAAGGACACGCGCAGCGCCAGACTGGCATCCACCGGCAGTTCGGCATCGGCCAGCTTCAGCGTGAACGTCCCCAGGCCAGTATATTCTGTAAACGCCCGCCGGATGGGCGGATAGACCAGCAGCCCCGCCGTATTCACCGTCGGCGCTGCCGCGCCCAACGTGCTATCTGCCGCGCTGTCGTGATAGCTCGTCGTCGTCGTATCATCGAGCGTCGCCAGCAGCAGCAGCGCGCCCCCATCCGCAATTGTGCGATAGAGCCGCCGCGCCAGCACCGCCACGCTGGCATTGGCCGCTGGCGTCGGCCCCAGCGGAATGTCAGTCAGGTCCGTCTGCTGAAGACCGCTCGTCGTCGTCACGCTCCCCAGCGGGCCGGGTGGCGTATCGCCGCTCGCCGTCACAAACGTCACCGCGTACTGATACAGGCCCAACCCCAGGCCCACACCAGCAGCCACCGCCAGCGTCGGGGCGCTGGCAGGCGCGGCAATGGCCGAGCCAGGCACGAGCAGCGGAAACTCGACGCGCTCCACCCACCAGGCTCCGCTCGCCGGACTCATCCCCGCCGGAAAGGGATACGTGCGCTGGCCGGGGATGCTCGCCATATCCACCACCACCATATGGGGCGCGTAGGCGCTGTAGCGGTCCACCGCCTTATCCAGCGCCCGGTCAAGATCGCTGGTTTGCCAGCGTTGATCTGCCCCGGCAGGGTCAAACAGGTCTTGCCGCACCGCATTTTCAAGATCGGTCAGATTCATCTGTATCTCCTCTGCTGACGGTCTACGCCTTCAGCGCCAGTTGCGACCAGTAGATCGTCGCGGCGCTGACCGCCAGCGCAACGTTCACCTGAAGTTGCAGGGTGTGTGTACCCGCCGCGATAGTCTGATAAAATGCAAACGTAAACATCTGGGCCTCGCTCGCCTGCGTCACCAGCGCATCTTTGCCGGGGATAGGCGGCTGCTGGGGGCCGATCTGCACGCCATCCAGCAAGAAGACGACATGCAGCCCTGCCCCAGCCATGCCGAAGCGAAAATGCAGCGTAGCCAGCGCCAGAAACGTCGCGCTGGCTCCCAGCGTAAAAGTAAGCTGATTCAGGATATGAAAGTCAGGATCGTTGAACGTCACCGTTGAAGCGTTCGTATCCACCAGCGGCGGGCTGCCAGAGCCGCCGCTGGCGTCAATGATGATCTGCTGGCCGCTCTCGCTGATGCTGACATTGCCGGATGGCCCCGGAACGAGCTGCACAGCGCCGGTCAGCGCCGCGCCGCCCGTGTCCCCGGTCAGGCTGGTCACGGGCGGGACCGGCGCTGCCGATGGCACGCGGTACACCGCGACCACAAGCGCGTCGTCAGGATTGAGTTCGTTGAAAAAGAGGATAGCGCAGTGATCGCCCGCCGCAATCTCGGCGGCCAGCAGATGCTTTGCCACCTGCACGCTCGCCAGATAATTGCCCTGGCTGGGCAAGACCTGCACCGTCGCCGTCCAATTCGTCTGATTGAAGTCTTGAATAATGCCGCGCCTGATAACTGCTGATTCCATCGGGCCATGCTCTCCTATTCTCGAACGACAGGCCATACGCAAGGAGCAAGGGCTGCCATGCAAGACCAACCCGACCCCTGGCAAGCGCCGCCTGCGCCGCGCTTCAACTCGCCGCTGGGTGTAATCATCAGCGCACTCATTGTGGGGCTGCTGCTCTGCTCGTGCGCCGCGACGGCGCTGGTCCCGGTCTTTGTCGCCAGTTCGCCGCAAGAAACCACAACCGATCACGCCTTTCAGGTACTCTTCACGGCGCTCTTTGTGCTGTTGGGGCTGCTGCTGCTGCTGACAGAGCGCCAGCTTCTCCGCCGAAGCTGGCCGCGAACGCCCGTCTCCTTCGCCCGTCTGCTCTTCACCACCGCCTCCGGCATCACCTTCTGGACCGGCCTGGTCCTCTTTGGCATCGCGCTGGCGCGGCTGACAGCGCCCGCCGTCGCCGACCCCCTCAACATCGCCTTCTGGGCGGTAGCGGCCCTCTGGCTGCTGACCGAAATCATCTTGAACGCCCGCCACCTGCTGCGCCCGCGCCGCGCCCGCGCGCCCGGCCACGACGAACTTTAGGTTCCACTACATATGAGGTATTGGCAAGCGAGGACGCCACTTGTAGCGCCGCCATCCTGGCGGCCCACCGCTGCGCCGTCATCAACGTTGCCCTTCCAGGCAACCCCACTTGTAGCGCCGCCATCCTGGCGGCCAACGATTCGCCAGCGCGAGCGTTCGCCCTCCAGCGCAACGTTCCGGCAGGCCAGCGTTGAGCCGCCTGGAAGGCGGCGCTACAGGTGGCCCCGCCCCGGTAGGGGGTGGAACCTATCCCGCCAGTCCCCCTTGCGCCTCTGGCTGCTCTGCCTTATACTTGAGTCGTTAAAATTGAAATGAGCAATGTACATGAGAGGTAAAAAGGTTACAGGCACGTTATGGACTCACTCCCTTCCGTTCGGCGGCTGCCCTGGCTGCCGGGAACGTTTCTGATCACGCTGGCGGCTATGATTGCCGTCATTATCCTGGCAGACCGAACACTGACCCTGCGCACCGGCCTGGTGGTTGGGGCCATCATCGCGCTGGGGCTGCTGGGCGGCCTCTTCGTCTACAAGCGCAGCCTCAATCGCGCCCGCTGGGCCGGGCAACCGGCCAGAGGCGCTCCCCCCCGGCGGCCCGCCGGCCCCTACGATCCAACCGAGTATCTGACCCCCGCGCGCCAGGCAACGCTCCCCACGCGCTGGCCGCGCCTGCGGGCGCTCACGCGAGCCGCGCCGCTCTTTGGCGTCGGCCTCGCCTTCTGCTTTCACTATCAGGTCGCCTCGGACCTCTTCTCTGCCCGCTCGGCTGACAGCCTGCCCGCCGTCATCTCCGTCACGCTTCTGGCGCTGGGCTTCGCCGTCGGCCTGGCAACGCGGCCCTACGCGCTGCGCCCATCGCGCCCGGCCTGGATGGCCTGGGCCGCGCTCACCCTCATCATCACCGAATGGCTCACCCTCTTTATGCTCTTCACCGCCACCTTCGACGGCTCCTATCGTTCGGCCATCGCGCCTGCCCTCGTGGCGCTGGGCGCTGTCGTCCCGCTCGTCACGATGGCCCGCGAACTCATGGACCGGCGCTACTCCGCCCAGCTTGCCGGAATGACCATCTCCGGCCCAGGAGCCAAACCCAGTCGGCTGCGCGCCCTCTGGCGCAGCGGCGGCGCGCGCTTCGCCATCGGCGCGCTGGGCCTGCTGGCCCTGGCCGCCTATATCCTTCTCACCGCGCCGCACCTCAGCGGCCCTTCGCTGGTGGTGCGCGTCTGGCCCATCATCCTCGCCGTCGGCTGCATCCTCATCCCGCGCGGCAAAGTGGAGAACATCGGCTCAACACTGGCCTGAGCTACAAGGCTTCTTCTCACCTCTGGTGCGCTCGTTCGTGTCCACCATGACAGGAGGTTGACTATGATCCAGGCGTCCAGGATCAAACGGCTCTGCGAAAGCCTCACCATCAAAATGGCCGACACCGTTCCAGAGCCTGTCACCAGGGCGATTCTAGCCAGCCTGGTTGAAGCCGTGACTGAACAGCGCGAAGAGATCAACGAAAAATTAGATAGGCTGCTTGGCAGCCACTACAAAAACGGCATCAATTATCTCAACGACGCAAAAGTGGTGGAACATGCCGCCAGAAGACAGAAATGGATCGAAGCGGCCCTGAGCGAGTTCATGAGCGCGTCAAGCCTGGAAGAAAAGCCGCTGATGACCGCCAAATCCGCGTTTTTTGTCGGAGTCTGTTACTTCCTGCTCGGTGAAAGACTCCTGGCCCTGAACTGGTACGAGAAAGCGTATCAAACCGTCTGCGACATAGAAAACGCCCTGCTCAAAAAAGCCAGACAGAACCCGCTGATCAACGCCGGGCTGCTGCTGAGCCTGTATGGCTCGCCCGTCTATGGCTATCGCAAGTTCCAGCAATATCGAACACGAAAGCACCTTAAAGAGTTCCACGAGCGATTTGTCGTGCCTCTGTCAGATTTGCTCTCTTCGCTCAACTCGCAGGTCAACACCCGTGAAACAGCGCGCCAGCTAGAAACCTCCTACAGCGGGCTGCTTGAACTCCTGCCGGAAGAGGAATAGCGCGCCCCAGGCGCGGCGTCTGTACCTGTAGCGCCGCCGTCCCCGGCGGCCACCTGTAGCGCCGCCGTCCCCGGCGGCCACCGCTGCGCCTGGGCGAACGTTCGCCTTCCAGCGCGAGCGTTCCGGTAGCCCGACGATGAGCCGCCAGGGACGGCGGCGCTACAGGCGCTCCGCAGCCCCTCCTGCCGCCTGGAAGGCGGCGGTACCAGTGGCGCCCCTTGATGGGTGGTGGAACCCTGGGGTGGCTGATACAGTTGACACCTCCAGCAGATACAGCTATACTCGTGCGCACAGCGGGCGCTCGGCGGGTGGGCCACCAGCAACGCGCGCCCGCGCAAACCGCCGTTCTGGAGGTGAAGCAGCATGTTTCGCTTGCTCCAACAACAACGCTACCCCTGGGCGCCGGGGTCGTTTATCCTGACGATTGCGCTGCTGGCAGTTCTTGGCCGCCTGCTTCCTGCCCCGGATAACTCCGGCCACTTCAGCGGCGGCGTCCTCACCATCGAGCTTGGAGCCATCGCGCTGATCGCTGCCCTGGTCATCGCCGCCCTGGCGCTGATACACCAGCCTCAGCCCAGCCCGTTTGCGCGAGCGCCAGGCGCCCGCTTTACCCGCGCTCGCCTGGCGCGGGCCACCGCGCGGGCAGCCGTCCCGCTGGGCGTGGGCGCTGCCCTGCTCTGTCAGGGCATTGGGCGCTCGTTGGTGCAGAACGACTCAGGCGCAGCGCCCAACCCTACCGGCGTCGCGCTGCTGCTCATCGCGCAAATCTGCTTCTTTAGTGGCTTCGCCCTCGGCATCTTCTTCCGTCCGTTCACCCTGGCCCGTGTGGCCCGGCCCGCGCTGCGAAGCTTGCTCTGGCTGCTCGTCGTCGTCGAATGGATCGCGCTCTTTGCCGCCGCCACGCTGGCGAGCGGCCTGGGCCAGAAAAGCCCTGAGAACATCGTCCAGACATTGCCCGCGCTGCTCTTTGTGGACGCAACCAGCCTGGCGCTCATCATCGGCAGCCTGCTGCTCTTTCGCCGCGCAATGGCCCAGGCCGAGCGAGACGCGGGCGGCCCGATAATCCACAGCGACTGGCCGCGCGCCTTCTGGGACGTGGGCAGCGCGAAAGTCTGCCTCTACGGGCTGGCCCTGGCAATTCTTGGCCTGGGGACACTTCCCGCGCTGAGTTCGCCCGACTCGCTCTGGATCGGTGCGCTCTGCGCCTGCCTCCTCTTAGTCGTCGCCGCTGCTGTCGCGCCTTCGCCCGCGCCCGCCGCCCTGCCCGCGTCTGCCGCGACCAATGGGGCCGCCAGCATAGCAGGCAGCGCCTAGCCGAAAGAGAGGAAACGCTCCATGCCCCACACCGACGCGCTCACTGCATTTGCAGAGCGAGCAGCCGACAGCTTGCGCGCTGACGAACGAGTACGCGCCCTCTGGCTTACCGGCAGCCTGGCAGCAGGGACCGCCGACGCCCAGAGCGACGTTGATCTGCGTGCCGCCGTCCCGGCGCAGGACTTCGCAGCAGTCGAAGCGTGGTGGCCGCGCCTGCTTGACCGCATTGCCCCGACCGTCTGGAGACGGCGCTGGCCGGGGCCGCCTGACGAAGCCATCATCGGCGCCATCTCTACCGACTATCTGCGCTTCGATGTCGTCATCCAATCGGCAGCAGACACCAGACTGCGCACCCTGGAGGCGGCGCGCCTGCTGTTCGATAAGGATAACCTGGCTGAACACATCGTTCTCACGACTCCCACCAGGCACGATCCGCTCGCGCATGTGTCATATGTCGTTGAAGAATATATCCGGCTGGTGGGCATGCTGCCCATCGTCGTCGAACGAGACGACGTGGTAATCGGCATGGAAGGCCACTTCGCCCTGCACAGCCTGCTCCTCAGTCTGCTCCTCATGGAAAATGGTATTGACCGCAACGTCACCGGCAAGCGTCATGTCGCCGCGTTCCTCACCGACGAGCAGCGCGCCCTGCTGGCGGGCGTACCCCCGCTGGAGCCAACAATGGCATCGGTCATCCAGGGCCGTCTGGCCTACGCGCGGCTCTTCTTTCCACGCGCGCAGCGCCTCATGGAAGCCAATAGCCTGACCTATCCAGCGGAGTTCGAAACAGCGACCAGGCGTCACCTGGCGGAAACGCTCGGCCTGAGCCTCTGATACACCTATGAATACACCTCATCACCAACCTGCTGACTCTGGAGAACACCACCACATGATGTCATCACCGCAGGGGACGCTCGCGCTGGTCGGATCAGGCGAGTTTTTGCCCCCCATCGAGCCGCTGGACCGCCTTCTGCTGGAGCGGCTTTCCGGTCCGGCCCGCGTCATCGTCTTGCCCACCGCCTCCGCGCCCGATGGGCCGGGCGTGCCGGAACGCTGGGCCAAAATGGGCAGCGAGCATTTCACCCGCCTGGGCGCTGCCGTCGAAGCGGCCATGCTGCTCACCCGCGCCGACGCCGAATCAGAAACGCTCGCCGCGCAGATCGCCGCCGCCAACTTCGTCTATTTCTCCGGCGGCAAACCGCAGTACCTCGTCACCACCCTGCGCGACACCCCCTGCTGGCGAGCTATCGCGGGCGTCTTTGCCGCTGGCGGCGTCGTCGCTGGCTGCTCTGCCGGGGCAATGGCTCTCGCTGATCGCATGGTTGATTTCCCCCGCTTCTGGCGCACCGTCCCCGCGCTGGGCCTGGCCTCTGGCCTGGCGGTGATCCCCCATTTCGACGAAATGCCGGGCATCTTCATCAACCTGGGCCGCCTGGCAAGCCGCAAAACCAGCGTCGTTGGCGTGCCTGGCTCGACAGCCCTGGTCGGCTCCGACCACCACTGGACCGTCCAGGGACACAGCAGCATCACCGTCTTCACCGGCAAAGGCAAGACCATCTATCCCGTTGGCGAACAGGTATCGCTCGCGGGCTAAGCATCGCTGCCCCCTTTGAGAAAGGACTACCGGATATGCTGAAACGTATCCTTCTCTTTACTGGCGCGCTGGCTGTGCTGCTGCATCTCAGCTTCGATGAGCAGGATTACTACGCCCGGCTGACCCGCCTTGAAGCCCTGATGAATCTGGTCTTGCTGCGCCTGGGTATTGACCCGAATACGGCGTTTGCCGGACCTTCAGAACAGATCAAATGGCTGCTCATGCAAGGCAAGAAGATCGAAGCCATCAAAGTCTACCGCGAACAAACCGGCCTGGGCCTGAAAGAAGCCAAAGACACCATTGACGCCATAGAACGCCAGATGCGCGGCTACTAGCCGCTCGAAGCTACTTGTAGCGCCGCCTTCCAGGCGGCTAGCCGCTCGACAGTGCGAACGCTCGTATTCAGGGGCGACGTGCGCGCTAGCCCAACGTTGAGCCGCCTGGAAGGCGGCGCTACACGCGGGCAGGCGCGGCGTCTGTACCTGTACCGCCGCCTGGAAGGCGGCCACCGCTTCGCCAGGGCGAACGTTTGCCCCGGAGCGCGAACGTTCCGGTAGCCCGACGATGAGCCGCCTGGAAGGCGGCGCTACAAGTCAACCGCCCTTATCCGGCCAGACCATATGGACCAGTGGGAATACCTGGCAATCGAAATGGCTATTGAACACAAAGATTACAGGGCGCATCAAGCCAGTTGACAGGCTATCAGGCACTATGTTAGACTTGCCCATGAGTTTAGGATGGTGGTCTCCACCTGGGGAGGAAAACAACTCATGCAGTCAGGCTTTTGCACCAACTGCGGCCAGCCCCTTGCCGCCGGGGCCGTGTTCTGCCCATCCTGCGGCACACGCGTCGAAGCGCCGCCAGCCGCCGCTTCCGCCACAACTGTCAACTCCGTTCCACCGAGCGCGCCACCGTATACCCCTGGCTCCAATCCCCCGGCGTCGTTCAGCCCGGCCACCTCTGCCCCGCCCGCTGCTCCGCCCAAAAGCCAGACATCAACGCTCATCGGCTGGCTGATCGGCTGTCTCGGCGTCTTCCTGCTTGTCATCATCCTGCTGGTCGCCGCCGTCATCTACGGCATCCTCTCGCAGAAGCTCATCTTTTTCGCCATTGGCCTGGGCGGTCTGTTCGTCGTCCTCCTCATCGCCGTAGCGATTGAACACCAGGTTCGACGCCTGTATCGGCGCTTCAAGGGTACGCTCGGCGTTGCCAATGGCTCCAGCGGCTTTTCACCGCGTTACCAGGGCGCGTCTCGCAGCTATCGGGAGCAGCCACACTTCAGCCTGTTCCGCTTTCTCTTCTCGCTGGCGGTCCTGGCCGGTCTGGTCTATGGCGGCCTCTTCCTCTACTATACCCAGGAGTTTACCGGCAACTGGTCGGGCGTCCTCACCATTGGGGGCGTCCAGCAAGGGGTACTGGCGAACATACAGATTTCGCTCCCGCTGCACAGCCCCACAAACCCTTCCTTCTCCGATCTGCCCTCGCTCACCTTTACTCAGGTCGAGTTCAAGCCAACGACGGCTCGCGCCTGCGTGGGCAGCCAGAACATCTACCAGCTTTCCGGCACAGCTTCCCGGCTGGACGCCTCGCGGGTCGAGATGACCCTGAAAACCGGCGCGGTGACTGTCCCCCTGCATGGCGCTTACAACAGCGGGAAATTCACGCTCAGCGGAACCTCTCAGGGCAAGCCCGTCACCCTGATCTTAGAGAAAGGCAGCGATCAGGCAGGCTATCTTGCCATCTGCCCTACCCGCCTTCTAGCAACCAAAAGCAGCCGCTCCATGTGAGACCTGCCACTTGTAGCGCCGCCATCTTGGCGGCTCAACGCTGGCCTGCTGATAGGTTGGCCCGCAGGGCGAACGCCACTTGTAGCGCCGCCATCTTGGCGGCTCAACGCTGGCCTGTTGGTACGTTGGACCGCAGGGCGAATGCTCGCCTCTTCTAACCTCTTTTCTTCTCTTCATTGCTCTCTCGCTGTCTGCCTCAGCTTTTGATCTTCTCCCGCTCGGCGTGGATGTCTACTTCCTCGCCCGCAAACTGAAAGAGCAGGCGCATCGCCGTCTCATCGCTCACCCAGCCCTGCTCTTTGGCGGAAGAGAGCGCGCTAACCACCGTCGCCGTCGCCTGCGCCAGCATCAGATTATCCGCCACCTTCAGTTCGGGGAAGATCACCGTATACGACTCATCCACCCCCGCAGGCAGCGTACCCGCGCGCTTGGCCTCCACAATCACCCGGTCCAGCACCGTTCGCAGCAGATGCTCCATCACCTGCTGGCGGCGCTGAAACCGCAGCAGCGTGGGCAGCGTCATCTCAGCAGCGGTGGCGCGGTTAGCGTTGCCGCCATCGGCCAGATAGTGCTCAGGAACTCCGGCGCCTGCTAGCTTACCAGTTTCCTAAAGTATTTGGCGGGTTAGACACGCTTCTCTTGCGCATGAGCGCCATCTGCACTGCTCTGCCTCACAGTATCAGCGTGTGAGAGGAGCAACCGGTGAAACAATTCGCAACCATCGAGAAGCTCGATACTGCCATTCTCTACGCCCTGGAGCTTGCATCCAGCCTCAGTGTGATTCTGCTTGCTTTTGGTCTGATTGCCTCAATGGCAAACGTGCTGACCAAAGGCTCAATCCTGACCTCAAACGCCGTCATGCAGGAGATCTGGGCCTGGAGCCAGTGTGCAGCCATTGACGCCAGCGTCCCAGGCACCATTATGCGCAGCTTCCACTATTGGAAGCAAAGGGAATGGGTGAAAGCGATTCTCTACACGTTGCTTTCAGCCCTCTTACTGTTCACAGCAGCCATTGTGTCAAACATTGAGGCTGTCCAGCAGACCTTAAACATCACCCTGGACAATGCCTACCTGCATGTGTTCGTGTCAGTGGAAGCGCTCATCTGGATACGCTCGATTGCCATTGTGTTAATCATTGTCGCGCATGCGCTGCGCCACGTTGGACAGTCAAGCAACGGAAATATCCGTTCCTTGACAAAGCCTGGACAGACAGCCAAAACGCACACAGGACAACCAGCACCGACAACTGAACAGCCTGTACAGGAGAAAAAGGCCGGACAGCATACAGCTAAGCTGCCAACCCCAATCAATCAGAACTTCAGCCGTGTCAAGGAGTATCTGGCCGACCACCCGAAAGCCTCAGCCCGCGAGGTTGGCAGAGCGTTAGAGTTATCACCGACCAGTGCTGCAAAGTGGGTCAAAAAAGTTCGTGCTGCCTAGTTGCTATGATGGTGATGCTATGGCAGAGCGTGAGCCGATGAACCACAAAACAGAGCGTTTGCAGGGGAGTGTGCCTGAACAACTTCAGGCATACCCCCAGTTTGTTGTCTGGCGGCCAGTAGAGATCCAGGGAAAAGTCAAGAAGATTCCGTTTAATCCCAACACCGGTGAAACAGCTTCGCCTACGGACCCTGCTACCTGGGGAACGTTTGCCGATGCCTTGCGAGCCTATATGAAGGGAGCAGGCAAGGGCATTGGTTTCAATTTTGCCACCACAGACCCCTTTACCGGCATAGACCTCGATCACTGCATTGATGAGAACACAGATGTGATTGCCCCTTGGGCAACGCCCATCCTTGACCTCTTCCCAAACACGTATCAAGAGCGTTCGCAGTCAGATCATGGCATTCACGTCATCATCATTGGGCATGTTCCACACGGACGAAGAACAGCCAACATCGAAATCTACTCCGAAGGCAGATACTTTGCCCTCACCGGCAACAGGCTGCCAAACGCGCCAGCAAGCGTTGTAGAGTACCAAAAAGCGTTAGACGACCTCTACCATCGCTTAGCCCCCAAACCTGCCCCAAAAGCCCTGGAAAGGCGTCAGAGACTCTTCTATCATGTCCTTCCAGACGAGAGAGTGTTAGAGAAGGCAATGAATGCCAAGAACGGCGCTCAATTCGCAGCATTGTGGGCAGGTAAGTGGGAAGGTACCTACTCAAGTAAGAGTCACGCAGACTGGCAGTTAGTCATGTGGCTGATATATTGGTGTAACGATGATGTTGAGCAAGTAGAGCGGCTATTTCATAGGTCAGGCTTATACGATGGGAAAACCGACTCCATGCGAGGAGATGTCACCTACCTACGGCACACCATCATTTCCTTCCTCAACAAACGGAGACCTCGATGAAGAAAGCTACCCCA
Proteins encoded in this region:
- a CDS encoding pyridoxamine 5'-phosphate oxidase family protein, producing the protein MEAQPAETSEPEASRPRMFGGHLEPTRLPWKWAVAQLEVARNYWIATTRPDGRPHCRPVWGVWLDGLLYFSTGALTWKNLEHHPATTVHLESGSKVVILEGITEEMKNPSLLEQVASAYEAKYHWKLDTDELPYAFRPQVAFGWCSDDEGLDGGSAFHGTATRWKFP
- a CDS encoding DinB family protein — translated: METLWNTALWRQFGAAIEMLENALLACPEALWQERLWRNPPSPEFPPPFAEFWYVTYHTLVWLDLYLSGVPEEDFAPPAPFAQSVLDSAEALPAQPYTREELRAYLAALRQKCRATLLALTGEQARRPVSYPWSRGQPISFLELLLYNLRHVQEHVAQLSLFLGQHGIPDEALIAVARAKDEPGDH
- a CDS encoding ribosomal protein L7/L12 codes for the protein MLKRILLFTGALAVLLHLSFDEQDYYARLTRLEALMNLVLLRLGIDPNTAFAGPSEQIKWLLMQGKKIEAIKVYREQTGLGLKEAKDTIDAIERQMRGY
- a CDS encoding Type 1 glutamine amidotransferase-like domain-containing protein, which codes for MMSSPQGTLALVGSGEFLPPIEPLDRLLLERLSGPARVIVLPTASAPDGPGVPERWAKMGSEHFTRLGAAVEAAMLLTRADAESETLAAQIAAANFVYFSGGKPQYLVTTLRDTPCWRAIAGVFAAGGVVAGCSAGAMALADRMVDFPRFWRTVPALGLASGLAVIPHFDEMPGIFINLGRLASRKTSVVGVPGSTALVGSDHHWTVQGHSSITVFTGKGKTIYPVGEQVSLAG
- a CDS encoding zinc ribbon domain-containing protein, which gives rise to MQSGFCTNCGQPLAAGAVFCPSCGTRVEAPPAAASATTVNSVPPSAPPYTPGSNPPASFSPATSAPPAAPPKSQTSTLIGWLIGCLGVFLLVIILLVAAVIYGILSQKLIFFAIGLGGLFVVLLIAVAIEHQVRRLYRRFKGTLGVANGSSGFSPRYQGASRSYREQPHFSLFRFLFSLAVLAGLVYGGLFLYYTQEFTGNWSGVLTIGGVQQGVLANIQISLPLHSPTNPSFSDLPSLTFTQVEFKPTTARACVGSQNIYQLSGTASRLDASRVEMTLKTGAVTVPLHGAYNSGKFTLSGTSQGKPVTLILEKGSDQAGYLAICPTRLLATKSSRSM